In Myxococcus virescens, one DNA window encodes the following:
- a CDS encoding YihY/virulence factor BrkB family protein, producing the protein MACCFAGLLLLTYVSHFSTFGITYGALGGIIVLMLWMWISSLALLLGAENNAVLGRRSSEDKR; encoded by the coding sequence CTGGCTTGCTGCTTCGCTGGGCTTCTCCTTCTTACTTATGTCTCCCACTTCAGCACGTTCGGCATCACCTATGGAGCCCTGGGAGGCATCATCGTCCTGATGTTGTGGATGTGGATCTCCTCGCTCGCGCTGCTGCTAGGCGCCGAGAACAACGCCGTCCTCGGTCGCCGTTCCTCTGAAGACAAACGCTGA
- a CDS encoding AsmA family protein has product MRARPKRGPVAWGLRGARGRSSYKGMKRTAHSVPRGLKVALGVGAAVLVLAAGALALKPSWIAERLRGQLEAIATSALGRPVSVEKLDAHWLPRPGAAITNLRVEGDGNEPPFLEAPRATATVQLWPLIRSLGKDVRVSALKLDATKLNLVRREDGTWNHESLGSTRPRSERGAFVEDLRIRDGVVNVTDLQAAGGTAAVVLREIDAELKGLGPGLSFEGAMKAALAASEQNVAMDFKVDPLPAGKLQPGQPVPEVTLHLRGKDLSVNAFRNFLPPRAAGYFTGGRMDIGADVKTDQGEYALAGHGSARELKLRGEPASGSFAFTSRIDPANAKAAKVDFTQIALKGPGIQLGGTASAWMAPTRVRFALQGQELDVKHLLEVLPPQPKDEESDTALPASVRAQLGKVDVGGTLKLAKLHHGALVATDVDAQARLDDGVLLVQRGGATLYGGHADLTGTRVDLTKKQPEWTLKVVLAGMDTAKAFQSLSGHPSLRGKASGELQLTGTGVDWAQARDSVTGGGSVQLRDGALTTADVGAEVAPVLTRGLEALGLKDATGTVQKAAQGTRLNDLSAQFRVQGGWVAFTKPMAFQSDIGNGTLDGRVGLDQRLELKGTINASEQFVSAITRGAIPMKAPVTIPLTITGTLRAPEVKPGSTLDVAKGLLPGGLRQKGSDNPVNRARKGLGDLFKRPRK; this is encoded by the coding sequence TTGCGGGCGCGGCCCAAAAGGGGCCCGGTTGCCTGGGGGCTCCGCGGGGCCAGGGGCCGCTCATCTTACAAGGGCATGAAGAGAACCGCGCACTCCGTCCCCCGTGGCTTGAAGGTCGCGCTCGGTGTTGGGGCCGCCGTGCTGGTGCTGGCTGCCGGCGCGCTGGCCCTGAAGCCGTCGTGGATCGCCGAGCGTCTGCGCGGGCAGCTCGAGGCCATCGCCACCAGCGCCCTCGGCCGTCCTGTGAGCGTCGAAAAGCTCGATGCCCACTGGCTTCCGAGGCCCGGCGCCGCGATCACGAACCTGCGGGTCGAGGGTGACGGCAACGAGCCACCGTTCCTGGAGGCCCCACGTGCGACTGCGACCGTTCAGCTCTGGCCGCTGATTCGGAGTCTCGGCAAGGATGTGCGCGTGAGCGCGCTGAAGCTCGATGCCACGAAGCTGAACCTGGTGCGGCGCGAAGACGGGACGTGGAACCACGAATCGCTCGGGAGCACCCGCCCGAGGTCCGAGCGAGGGGCGTTCGTCGAGGACCTTCGGATTCGAGATGGCGTCGTGAATGTGACCGACCTGCAGGCGGCCGGAGGCACCGCCGCGGTCGTGCTTCGGGAAATCGACGCGGAATTGAAGGGCCTCGGACCGGGTCTGTCGTTCGAGGGCGCCATGAAGGCAGCGCTCGCCGCATCGGAGCAGAACGTGGCGATGGACTTCAAGGTCGATCCGCTCCCCGCCGGGAAGCTCCAGCCCGGCCAGCCGGTGCCCGAGGTGACGCTGCACCTGCGCGGCAAGGACCTCTCCGTGAACGCATTCCGGAACTTCCTGCCTCCGAGGGCGGCTGGTTATTTCACTGGCGGCCGGATGGACATCGGCGCGGACGTGAAGACCGACCAAGGCGAGTACGCGCTCGCGGGCCACGGCTCAGCGAGAGAGTTGAAGCTTCGCGGTGAGCCGGCGAGCGGCTCGTTCGCATTCACCTCGCGCATCGACCCGGCCAATGCGAAGGCGGCGAAGGTGGACTTCACGCAGATTGCGCTCAAGGGCCCCGGCATCCAGCTCGGCGGAACGGCCTCGGCCTGGATGGCGCCCACGCGCGTGCGCTTCGCGCTGCAAGGGCAGGAACTCGACGTGAAGCACCTGCTCGAAGTGCTGCCACCGCAGCCGAAGGATGAAGAATCGGACACCGCGCTGCCTGCCTCGGTGCGCGCGCAGTTGGGGAAGGTCGATGTGGGAGGAACACTCAAGCTGGCGAAGCTCCACCACGGTGCGCTCGTGGCCACGGACGTGGACGCGCAGGCGAGGCTGGATGACGGCGTGCTCCTCGTGCAGCGTGGTGGCGCAACGCTCTATGGCGGGCACGCTGACCTCACGGGGACCCGGGTGGACCTCACCAAGAAGCAGCCGGAGTGGACACTCAAGGTGGTCCTCGCCGGAATGGACACCGCGAAGGCCTTCCAGTCGCTTTCGGGACACCCGTCACTGAGAGGCAAGGCCAGCGGCGAGCTTCAACTCACCGGTACCGGAGTGGATTGGGCCCAAGCGCGGGACAGCGTCACCGGCGGCGGGAGCGTGCAGCTTCGCGACGGTGCCCTCACGACCGCAGATGTCGGTGCGGAGGTGGCTCCGGTACTGACGCGGGGCTTGGAGGCACTGGGGCTCAAGGACGCGACTGGCACGGTCCAGAAAGCGGCGCAGGGCACCCGACTGAACGATCTGAGCGCGCAGTTCCGGGTCCAGGGCGGATGGGTCGCGTTCACGAAGCCCATGGCGTTCCAGTCGGACATTGGCAACGGGACCCTGGATGGCCGGGTGGGCCTCGATCAGCGCCTGGAGCTCAAGGGCACGATCAACGCTTCCGAGCAGTTCGTCTCGGCCATCACCCGCGGTGCGATTCCAATGAAGGCGCCGGTGACGATCCCACTCACGATCACGGGCACGCTCAGAGCGCCTGAGGTGAAGCCTGGCAGCACGCTGGACGTCGCCAAGGGCCTGCTGCCAGGGGGGCTGCGGCAGAAAGGGAGCGATAACCCGGTGAACCGAGCACGCAAGGGCCTTGGAGACCTCTTCAAGCGACCGAGGAAGTAG
- a CDS encoding phosphate-starvation-inducible PsiE family protein codes for MGARSTIERWLERIEASLSVGVTIGTAVVAVLGLAAFFMAIVRRGLLAGTFDATAIAHLLDVGLVVFIALELFKIGIAHLRNRSIVPTVMEAALIAVVRKIVVMELEAETFPRVLPLSLLLLSVGATWFLVHRSHVSVGPASNRE; via the coding sequence ATGGGCGCGCGAAGCACTATCGAGCGATGGCTGGAGCGCATCGAAGCTAGCCTCAGCGTAGGCGTGACCATTGGCACGGCCGTCGTTGCCGTGCTCGGGCTCGCAGCGTTCTTCATGGCAATTGTGCGCAGGGGGCTCTTGGCGGGAACCTTCGACGCTACCGCCATCGCGCACCTGCTCGATGTCGGGTTGGTGGTGTTCATCGCGCTCGAGCTCTTCAAGATTGGAATCGCACATCTGCGTAACCGCAGCATCGTGCCAACGGTGATGGAGGCTGCGCTGATCGCGGTCGTCAGAAAGATTGTGGTGATGGAACTCGAAGCGGAGACTTTTCCGAGGGTTCTGCCCCTCTCGCTGCTCCTGCTGTCCGTCGGCGCCACCTGGTTCCTGGTCCATCGGTCCCACGTCAGCGTTGGCCCTGCTTCGAACCGCGAATAG